gggacgccagagggaacatcaatgacattagaaagagtatttttaaaaataacttgttgcgttcgaccgcagagatacgacgagatccactgggtgagaccaggttggaaaccAAGCCGAttaagcttgtagataagtaaggagtgggatactttgtccaatgctttactgaaatcatcggtgtgaagattttccctaaatccattacaaacatgagttgtgaattcaagtagattagtaatggtaaaTTTGtctttacagaatccatgttgctgttctacaatcaaagtagaaatggaaaaagttAGCTGGTTGGTAATTATCACTTTGgaatggccgacaactttgcaattcctagatagttttctacacacgacctactgccACTTTTTGGAGGCGTGTGAGAAAAGATTCCATCCAAGAAGAGGGAAAAACTCCACGTTTTAGGGACAGGTTGAAAAATCAGTTAGGGGTTGATAAATatattcagcgcattttttaagaaagcaagtgtgaattaaatcaggaccgtacttgtaagattccttcaaagacgttaaatatgaaaaaacttcatgagaaaatattgctggaatattaactgTGTTTagtgagttaagttgaaatgAATATTCGTTTGAAAAAGAGTTAAGTTcagtggaatagttggacttgaaaaattgtgcaaagaaattagcaatatcttagtcgtcgctagacaaatcttcctggtattttaaagcagacggAAACCCTTTAACActtcgtttagagttcacgaaaccatagaaggctttcggaatgcaagttattttctttatcatcttgcagatgtatgtattatagcactttttgtttaattcaaaatatttatgacgcaaaatagaatactgcaagtaatcggagtaagagcccgaccttttgaataatttgaagaagcgcgattttctgttttttaaggacctcagctctttagtgaaccatatttggactggttcggtagacacacgttttcgcttaggtacgtgtttttccaaaataccgtacgtgttttccaaaaaaaaaaataataatttcactcTGGAGAGAAAGTCAATAGAGATGAGTTTCGCAGGAATGAAATTTAGCGTATCACACGATTTTCTATACATATGGTTGCGTTTGCAAAGAAAACATTATCTGAAAATATAATTGAATACTTGCTTTTTATGCAtacaatttttgaataaatacacTTATATGTGATAACCAATATAAAGGGGCATAAACGGCAGCATTAAAAaccaatataattgaaaaatttatgttccAAATTTTGCTAACGTAAGCTGGGAGCAGTGGAGGATTAAAACGCGTCTTTTCCAACCTACCTTAAAATAATGACTATAAGACTCATCCATGTGTTACGCTAATCAATATTCTGATCGGAATTGAGCAATTAATTATAATAATGAAAGATGCTGCTTCCGCTAGTGTTGCGAAAAATGTTTCTGTATCACCCCGGGAAAAATGTTTGGATATTCTGGTCAATAGTGTTacgccaaagaggataaatatataaAAGACGTCAGTTTGACGTcagtacaggtggtgttatcccatcagctgattgcttcttcttcgcttagataatggttaggagacccatctagcggctgtggttaaacaactagctacagcaacagggtgtaccgaaaagcggagacacaacgctctgatggccatagggtataacatatagctgaatcagttgcgatgaattgtggacacacatagaatacatagaattagtgtagagggtgaaacaaatacacatatttcagttacatctgagtataatgcgtattgaaatttagtaggacaaaatttatgcgcagcaatttcagaggtgtatttaaagtttgtcgcttagcagtccatataaagtttaagcgtaaacggatatacgcgtgttaaaaaaacacggctattgttgcatttgcatgttaaaaaTCTATCCGCATCTGGTCGACGCGTCATTGGAACGTTACTAATATATATctaccatggcggaaccatacaaggtggcggcacggtgacatacctacaaacataaaagttctgtgtactttgtttttgtaaatcgatttATTTATGTCAAAATCAGCTGTCAACGTTCACCCActttgtatagttccgccatgcttCTTACTGTATAACAGTCATATGTACTATGATGTGATGTTTAAGATATTAATTGGGATATGTTATTTAAAAACACATGTATGTGaactttatatttttcaaatcactTAGCTCCCACGAACCACGATTGTTGAGGCTAAGTATCGCTTTACAAATAGTTTCCACTTTGCATCACGGAGTATATTGGTTTATGCCTTTGTTTCAAAGATGTCGAAAACGCCAGGAAGAAGAAACGACCATGATTGTGACGAGAAGTTAACTCCTGTGAGATGtaagtaaatacatacatattacgaAATTTAGCTATATATCATATGCATCCACTTGAAAAAAGTTCTTGATAGCCCACGAGTGAAATCAAACTCCAACGATGATAACTTTTCTGCAATCAAAGCTCGTATAGAGGTGATTATTCCGCTCTTACAGAGTAATTACACCAAGTGGCAGTTGGCTCAAAAAAGAGGCACAACAATTTGTACATCAATAGAGGCAATCAAAGTGGGTGCATTACAAAATAGAGATCCTAAAACAAGTACACTTTATCCGAAGGACCTAAGACCGTATGTAGATAAACTCATTGTGATAGTGTCCATCTTCGAAGATATAACCAAAAGTGCGTTTGATTCATTGTGGCAGTTGAAAGCATTAGGCAAATTGGCCGGTGTAGCAGATATAGTTTTCTATCGCTCATGGCAAATATCTCAATACATCAACTTTTTAGACGAATTGAGCGCTAGTTATAATCAAGAAACAAAGGTGAAGCAATATGTTGCACGTAAGTCTATTTTTAAATCATActtttgaaagaatttaattgcGTTAAAATTTTAGGTGAATTGCCGCATTGTTTGAGTAGAGCAGATTTAATCCGATGTACCACTGCATGGGAATATCCACAATTTGTTGACGAATGGACATCACTCTCGTTCTTGTTCCTGAATGAAGAAGACAGATGCCgaaacaaaacataaaaaaaaattccaaggaaactagcagtcaGTACCTCAAACGTTAAAGACATTTAAcgttaattaatttattaagattATATCGTGACGCCACAACAAATGCAGAGATCATAGGTCTGTAGATGTACTATATTTGTTACTCTAGTTTCTAATCATTTTCGGAAGGTAGACGGTGACCAATGCACCAACAGCTGCCATTGTGCAAATTAACGCCCAAACACCCACAGAAGTGTATGAATATTTCTTATTGATTTTTGCAACTTTTGACAGAGCATTTTTATCATCTATTAGCTGCAaaggcaaaataaaatttttgaaaacatattGCACAATTATATTAAAATGCGCATATTACCTTTGATAAATCTTCTACTTCTTTATCGATTTCGGTGGTGACCGTTTTTAGCTCTGTTAAAGCTTCTACTACAAAACGACtggcaaaacttttttctcccaCTACTATATCTTCCGGTGgcataattttcaatttataatTGGCTGCGGATAAGGCAGATCGCATATTTTCCAAATGGTCAATGGCATTGTCCACGATTTCACGATTGTACATTTCCGCTTCGGGCATATCACAAATgctaaaaaataatatttatttttttgctttcctttttATATGCAATCTTACATTACTTTTTATAGGTAGGATCCTGATTGGGCAACTCTGCAAAGAAGTTCATTAAATCCTCACGTTCTTTTGCATTCTTGAAACCTATTAATTCCAGGTCCAAATTAGCGAGGGAAGCCAAATCGCGATATGATATTTCCTCTGCCAATAGTTTCTCTATGCACTCGCCGGAGTTATCACCATGTGATGATAGTAGTGTAGTAAGAGCTTCCCGATTGCATCTTCTTTCGCCGCTGGAACGTACCCAAGATTTACGCTGGAGCCGTGCAAAAGCACTATCCCGATCATGAGTCAAGCTACGTTTTTGGAAATCAGTATTTGCATCAAATCGCACTGCGGGCACATTAAGTGCAGAAGGCACCCGTGTGCTAGCATCTTgcatattttttatctttttagtACCAATAATTCTCAAAAACGTTTTATAGTTTTTCAGCCTTTACTTAGATATTTTTAGAAGCTCagttgtttactatatagtttggcagcttattttgaggttatgttacgaatagagtggaaggcagtggactaggccaTTGTGAATGACATATAaagaaggaatggtgttcggagttttttcaaagttaaaaaaaaatgataaaagctttaatataaataaaaatattcttttaataacaaaaaaaagctttatatattctatatacataaattcgtaaggattatctcactttaaaatttgagttaaataatctaaagctttttttttgaaactgaacatttgaaattttaaatcattgatttaagaatgctgtttattcattctttcattccttgttcaggaatgtggcttaaaagtcaacccattcttcattcagtagtgggggAAAAAAATGCACTATtgaactcattcgaagaaagaatgatataattgaatgaaacacaaacatttttcaacacagaataagcattcaaattaATGCAACCTTTGCtaagtgtgcacacacttttctagtaccaatcaattattgcccctattaccgtttacaactcaactctggttgggttgaaatttcgcaatttggtattacagattacaactcaacctgtcaaaaaaaatttcggttgagttgtctagtcttacaactttttgtggcattgccgtttacaaccttgtgttggtgtagttgtcaaagacgtcaaaattttacaactgcttactaacagttgtctcatgcaattttgcagttgttttgaaaaaattttacgttttagaagacggttcaccatctaatttttaacaaaaatgttcaaagttggtatcaaaagacacgttacgacctccgatttaagaatccgaaaacaaaaattgtaattatttgcgacagcatgacactggtaatacgcgtccaaaaatattgagatAGGTGTCAAAACAcgttaatctcgagaacaataatccggtggcggaaaagaaacattttatctctgtacggagatatttgcagttgaagttggcgattttcatgtggttgttgtaatgttgttgtcttttttcggtttttgtttaatatcttttgaacgagttaaaattattttctgcctttggattattaatactgatgtcaagacgcatcgtttaatacctctctcgatatttttggactcgTATTAGTGGCATGCTGTCGTAaaaaattaccacaaaaattaaaatttttatttctaataaaatctaatttcatgtggttgttgtattttgccagattttttgtacacagtaatgcagaaaggtgttggacccaaccagaattatttttacgaatcgcggccaaaggccgccaacccagaaagatgttctgtgcaaacaaaactgtggaacgggcctcatatcTCGGACCCTcttgggccattttgtgggtctttgtaaatatctttcgaaagaaataaaatttttaatttccgctttcgaatcctaaaaacggagatggaaacccgtcttttgataccacctttgataagagttagttggtgcacgggcttataaaacgttaccaaaaaaaagcaaaaaatttaaagccggtagttaaaccttttttaatcaaacaataatcaccaattttgtacatatttctagaaaaaaacaacgtttaaacgaattacattgaataactttttgactttatgtagcgacattccatagttggacgaggctggccgcagttcggatgcagtcaaaataggtgaaattatgcgagtcccattgatacttatcactactcctgggaatcctatttgagtaaaatacaattttttctgtttgggttttaaactacttcgcacaaatacgctcctcaataatatctaaaaccagtccaacaccaaaatcataattttaaaatacgaacgcgtatgcggaaatggtccttaattttgtttagtactgagtaaaatgcttcctttcaaatctgcaaaataacttcatatgaaactcattatttgtcacttaaacattttcttacttggtgcttggtagttccaagggattggaatgatcacgcgaaagttttccgtattcgcgacatgtcagtcaccaacatttttgtcattataaaatagatttcatataatattaataaaaaaatcacatttgaaaatgcttaaatttctgccacaaattgatcagccgtttatttatctgtcaaatcatcactttctgaagttggcaactcaattcaatttcaactgaaataagttgtaattcgtaataccaaacaggagttgagttgtcttaaagttgagttgttttaattacaacccaactaagttgagttgtaaacgccctacaagacaggtacccgttccctaatcgattacttaatcgtcatcaataacttgttcaccaattatcgtcttaatgacttttacattgctgtcgtgaaaaaggtaacgcatgtgctctctcaaaatagtgtacgtgtgactctctttctcgctcttacctattgtgttttcgacattccttctcgctcgatgttatttacatttttaagttacttcatcagttatgttttcgttatcgctaaccaaaacatatgcaacaacaacaatacgggtaactggtctatcggttacccgtatcggttaccttctgtcaaatcgctttttctatgaatgaaacgcttcctttatgttcagataatatttaattataaattattcatatatacaatgtttttttagaatttaaattattgccttattactctagcgaactttacatatgtgaatttttatatttataaactatataaatacattaacgtctattcatagtcgtgccctttccaaaaccttgttttgaagttcttatttttcctgcgctggtagtgttgctcatcagtttgcagtcatattagtttggtaggtatagtaacatcagacgtagggaaattaggaagcatgtcaggagtatcaccagaatccaaagaagcatggtgattcgtcacctccgttttcttccatatccggattcattccatactagtaattataaatatcttgtagatgccacataggtgtaaccataccctcaagatatttccgttcaaatcttgtggtgtacacgtaaacttgtatttgttctaaattattcaccacattctaaacatagaaaagatgtattaagtgtttgcgtaaataccattgtgattacaatatggacaaacattcaattctaaacttttcgttgttacatcaattgtttcagcgtgttgtacacgtaaataaaaattcatacttgaatgtattttcgtcttccaatcgcataatttacattttaaataatgactattaggcatatgagaaatctcatggtccaataatttgttgaagcttggtgtagctgcttgaataacacaaaatttacattttgtaccacgttcgttatatttaaattgtaaatgttctggtttctctacacgatgcataaagtttagatgctttttccaacaatgtgctgaatttaattgaaatacatacattgggcattgtctcatgataaattttccataaatatactgagcctctttatgtaggctcttttcttaacatctaattctggccgtacaggatatgacagttttgcttcaggttataatccacactcatactattttcagattctgtttcataattttcatcattttcaacattggactttgcatcaacatcattatcatcgtcattttttgatagctctgttttaagcttcatatttatcaaaggttcatcttccttagtattagaattagaaacattgtcatcttcggttaagtttttatcaagtttagcttttttcctaggtttaaattctttactatccgtactagaattaataccatcatcaacatttttcgtggtctgtttgagtttttaaatttgccaatggttcgcctttatcagtattagaatcagaatggccttggccatcttcaccgtgttgcaaagtaggcgacacatgttggtgttgatgtttgcgcatattgcggatatgttggtggttcactagtcattaattgtttagaagtttcaacttgttgcgtttgttgttgttgttgctggctgatgatgtggtgttaacgtttgttgtacaatttattcgggtgattgcacatattgttggtgtgttatagtgCTGGAAATCCTTCcaatattgaaagtccttgattagtgtaatccccacgtagtgaactactcctgtgaccgcgtccgcggtaactattacatctgaaggcgcttaagttacaggcatagctgacatcgcttatataacaggttgactctaaagtaagaaccaaaacaaaatattagaatcagtgtttatgaataacatatttaaaataagctcttacaacaacgtgatcggtggctacatccccgtgaaagtagtgtggtgttcctccttgtataaacgtagatactggatgtgctcaaccgtgcagttttcttctaatttgagcaaatgtatgttcttacagccacagctggaatatttgggatatttctatcctcacatcgtcaaaatcaaattacctagaatgaaaaagaaactcatatcagtaagaatagattaaaagtttttaatataagccgaaaagtgttccataaatagggctccacacatagctcttttccaaaggcacaagagaaacttcagataactagaatcaggacctggtaaagtaacttcaaaggcgatttagtcgccactacttcgtatgcgcatttctctactctccctttcggcatgcatcatcaatttcgtcattactataaaggccatcttgctcacagcaatccaacaatctatttgtccgcaaattcgtggaactaaattcctaatggaaggttcctctccaaaaactctgtttacagcaggcatgcttaacgaacgaaacgatatcatttcgttacgataatcaacgctaataaacgaaacgaagtcacttcgtttcgtttattaacgttaagaacgtcaaattaacgttaatttcacgatcttaacgttaataaacgaaacgaagtgacttcgtttcgtttattagcgttgattatcgtaacgaaatgatatcgtttcgttcgttaagcatgcctggtttacagacagtctttcgccgtgaaaacgagggcagtgaaatattacatgttctgcgccttccaattcggacggacagcttggacagaaaggatcctcctctatcccacgcttatgtagatattccttcaagccaccgtgcccgctcaatatctgtgtgagatggtaatttagtttgccgtgttttcgctcgtaccattccgctatattccggactagcatgaaggttcagcgctcttttctcgaatcttcccgccgttcttgccacctaactattgttcgtgaccttgcggttttcttagcatcttcagatggtcggctgaatccaatgccatacagatcggccatttcacctgagagtagatctactgggattttcctggataaaacatggatcgcgtcgtcggaacagcacatgctattcgtatagcagtaatgcggtaggctgctagtatatctttttggtggaccattttagatctgtgccatactggtgctgcatataatattatagagctggttacgttggataatcgctgacgggtagcttcgcttgggccgccgatgttgggcattattcgcgttagggttccactaaatCTAGAAACTatgtcccccaccgccctga
The DNA window shown above is from Eurosta solidaginis isolate ZX-2024a chromosome 2, ASM4086904v1, whole genome shotgun sequence and carries:
- the LOC137242908 gene encoding uncharacterized protein, with protein sequence MSKTPGRRNDHDCDEKLTPVRFLDSPRVKSNSNDDNFSAIKARIEVIIPLLQSNYTKWQLAQKRGTTICTSIEAIKVGALQNRDPKTSTLYPKDLRPYVDKLIVIVSIFEDITKSAFDSLWQLKALGKLAGVADIVFYRSWQISQYINFLDELSASYNQETKVKQYVARELPHCLSRADLIRCTTAWEYPQFVDEWTSLSFLFLNEEDRCRNKT
- the daed gene encoding uncharacterized protein daed, with product MQDASTRVPSALNVPAVRFDANTDFQKRSLTHDRDSAFARLQRKSWVRSSGERRCNREALTTLLSSHGDNSGECIEKLLAEEISYRDLASLANLDLELIGFKNAKEREDLMNFFAELPNQDPTYKNICDMPEAEMYNREIVDNAIDHLENMRSALSAANYKLKIMPPEDIVVGEKSFASRFVVEALTELKTVTTEIDKEVEDLSKLIDDKNALSKVAKINKKYSYTSVGVWALICTMAAVGALVTVYLPKMIRN